From the genome of Mycoplasma putrefaciens KS1, one region includes:
- a CDS encoding SDR family oxidoreductase, translated as MKKLVVITGASSGIGLECAKLFSKNGYPLLIMARRKELLDNLNLPNCLTAKVDVRNVEEIKQAISLAEQQFGPVDLMINNAGIMPLDKYLDQPLEQKYDILDINIKGVINGMDVVLPSMLKQNHGTIINISSVAGRYLYEDHAIYNGSKFAVNAITEQLRRELADNNIRFTLIEPGTVNTNLLNSTKKTILDQHMQFINQINGGLKAEQIAKTILYVYQLPQDVCIKELMIAHTNETDI; from the coding sequence ATGAAAAAATTAGTAGTAATTACCGGAGCTAGTTCAGGAATTGGACTAGAATGTGCTAAATTATTTTCAAAAAATGGTTATCCCTTACTAATCATGGCAAGAAGAAAAGAACTTTTAGATAACTTAAACTTACCAAATTGCTTAACTGCTAAAGTTGATGTTAGAAATGTTGAAGAGATTAAACAAGCTATTAGTCTGGCTGAACAACAATTTGGACCAGTTGATTTAATGATCAATAATGCGGGAATTATGCCTTTAGATAAATATCTTGACCAACCACTTGAACAAAAATACGATATCTTAGATATTAATATTAAAGGTGTTATTAACGGCATGGATGTGGTTCTACCTTCTATGTTAAAACAAAATCATGGAACAATTATTAACATTTCAAGTGTTGCTGGACGATATCTCTATGAAGATCATGCAATCTATAATGGATCTAAGTTTGCAGTAAACGCAATTACTGAGCAACTAAGACGAGAATTAGCTGATAATAATATTAGATTTACTTTAATTGAACCAGGTACAGTTAATACTAATTTATTAAATTCAACTAAAAAAACAATTCTTGATCAACATATGCAGTTTATTAACCAAATTAATGGTGGATTAAAAGCTGAACAAATTGCAAAAACTATTTTATATGTTTATCAACTACCACAAGATGTTTGTATTAAAGAATTAATGATTGCTCATACAAATGAAACAGATATTTAA